The Chitinophagaceae bacterium genome window below encodes:
- a CDS encoding M48 family metalloprotease, whose amino-acid sequence MQHLFQSAFLQALGKAIADSIWQMGLLFLVYQVLVFTVRIKQAAAKNLLSSVFALGGFAWFISDIFLHWNKQLKQTASLVIEDAGINNSLLTAFTNDNRWQLFFNWIEYKLHFILPYLSVAYLFVLLWFATKLFVQLHATNSLRNKGVSTVSDELQSFFQFLVQSMGLQKSVQLFISKQIDIPATLGFLKPIVLLPVSAVTHLTPAQLEAVLLHELAHIKRNDYFWNLLLSVAETMLFFNPFALLLMGIARRERENSCDDQVMSFQQNAAVYAEALLTVEKVRVQNPQLAMGLGDNKQHLMLRVKRILNLPAEKNKISTRLLALVFFTLLFALTGWIIRDRKQAVVKEQKTEQNTIAHNTKVVYVKPGALLKKTNQTVFLRDEKRKLRLELKNELNEEKLVVWDEQGGEQLEFDKVIFNDLPAEWMERFVQPYGKEIPSPDLLMAKEQEFIFMMKQDSLRQNQTRYRTAEADFYKKVQNLHEKKLLTRTFPLNQMTVHIKKNWDKDSLFNKMKPFFPEGFVWNEDMHEGAFHFTYPPEEFQRNKEQIAEEINRQQQQRKTKLLYRKNQTRDSSNEKLKERFRTAPAFAYMNDYPTPEEKRMNEERISIIIENNNLYIKEINQQPADSLNKHQPHPPKKIIKRLEIIRL is encoded by the coding sequence ATGCAGCATCTGTTTCAATCAGCTTTTTTACAGGCCCTTGGCAAAGCTATTGCCGACAGCATCTGGCAAATGGGATTATTGTTTCTCGTTTACCAGGTTCTCGTATTTACAGTACGTATAAAACAGGCTGCTGCAAAAAACTTATTGAGCAGCGTATTCGCATTAGGCGGGTTTGCCTGGTTTATTTCAGACATCTTTCTGCACTGGAATAAACAACTGAAACAAACTGCATCCTTAGTAATTGAAGATGCCGGAATAAATAATTCCCTGCTCACTGCATTTACAAATGATAACCGCTGGCAGTTATTTTTTAACTGGATCGAATACAAACTTCATTTCATTCTGCCCTATCTTTCTGTTGCTTACCTGTTTGTTCTGTTATGGTTTGCCACAAAACTGTTTGTACAGTTACATGCAACCAATTCACTCCGCAATAAAGGTGTATCAACTGTAAGCGATGAACTGCAATCCTTCTTTCAGTTCCTGGTTCAGTCAATGGGTTTGCAGAAATCCGTGCAGCTTTTCATCAGTAAACAAATTGATATTCCTGCTACACTTGGTTTTTTAAAACCAATTGTACTTCTGCCTGTATCGGCTGTTACACATCTTACTCCTGCTCAGCTGGAGGCAGTATTGCTTCATGAGCTGGCGCATATAAAACGAAATGATTATTTCTGGAACCTCTTGCTGTCGGTTGCAGAAACCATGCTCTTCTTCAATCCATTTGCTTTATTGCTGATGGGTATTGCCAGAAGAGAACGGGAAAACAGTTGCGATGACCAGGTAATGAGTTTTCAACAAAATGCAGCAGTATATGCCGAAGCATTGCTGACGGTAGAAAAAGTAAGAGTACAAAATCCACAGCTGGCAATGGGGCTGGGTGATAATAAACAGCACCTCATGCTCAGGGTAAAACGTATTCTGAATTTACCGGCAGAAAAAAACAAAATAAGTACACGATTGCTTGCGCTGGTATTCTTTACCCTTCTCTTTGCACTTACCGGCTGGATCATCAGGGACAGAAAACAGGCTGTTGTAAAAGAACAGAAAACAGAACAGAATACGATTGCACACAATACAAAAGTGGTTTATGTAAAGCCAGGTGCTCTGTTGAAAAAAACGAATCAAACAGTTTTTTTACGTGATGAAAAAAGAAAGCTTCGTCTTGAACTGAAGAATGAATTGAATGAAGAAAAACTGGTTGTTTGGGATGAGCAGGGAGGTGAACAATTAGAATTTGATAAAGTCATCTTCAATGATCTTCCTGCTGAATGGATGGAACGTTTTGTTCAGCCTTACGGCAAAGAAATTCCATCACCCGATTTGTTGATGGCAAAAGAACAGGAGTTTATATTTATGATGAAGCAGGATTCTTTGCGCCAAAATCAAACACGTTACAGAACAGCAGAAGCTGATTTCTATAAAAAAGTACAGAACCTTCATGAAAAAAAATTATTGACCAGGACCTTCCCGTTAAATCAGATGACAGTCCACATCAAAAAAAACTGGGACAAAGATTCTTTATTCAATAAAATGAAACCCTTTTTCCCCGAAGGTTTTGTATGGAATGAAGATATGCATGAGGGAGCATTTCACTTTACTTATCCGCCCGAAGAATTCCAAAGAAACAAAGAACAGATTGCTGAAGAAATAAACAGACAGCAGCAGCAAAGAAAAACAAAACTTCTTTACAGAAAGAACCAGACAAGGGATTCATCTAATGAAAAATTAAAAGAACGGTTCAGAACTGCTCCTGCTTTTGCTTATATGAATGATTACCCCACACCGGAAGAAAAAAGAATGAATGAAGAAAGAATCAGTATCATTATAGAGAACAATAACCTGTACATCAAAGAAATCAATCAGCAACCGGCTGATTCATTAAACAAGCATCAACCACATCCACCAAAAAAAATCATCAAACGGTTAGAAATAATCAGGCTGTAA
- a CDS encoding sigma-70 family RNA polymerase sigma factor: protein MARQQNIIEAISSYGRQLFGFIRSRVKTDEDAEDILQDVWYQLSNQPAIETIDSISGWLYRVARNRIIDRSRKKQSSLIDDFGFEDEEGVSFFSNLLQSKEETAETSYMQRMFWEALMDALEELPVNQRNVFVWNELEEMTLQQIADNENEKLKTIISRKRYAVQHLRNRLENLYNEFLND, encoded by the coding sequence ATGGCACGACAGCAAAATATCATCGAGGCGATCAGTAGCTATGGCAGGCAATTGTTTGGCTTTATACGGAGTCGTGTAAAAACGGATGAGGATGCGGAAGATATTCTGCAGGATGTGTGGTACCAGCTCAGCAACCAACCGGCCATTGAAACCATTGACAGCATCAGCGGATGGTTATACCGGGTGGCCAGGAACCGGATCATCGACCGCTCAAGAAAAAAGCAGTCAAGCCTGATTGATGATTTTGGATTTGAAGATGAAGAAGGTGTTTCGTTTTTCTCCAATCTTTTACAAAGCAAAGAAGAAACAGCTGAAACGTCTTATATGCAGCGGATGTTCTGGGAGGCATTGATGGATGCACTGGAAGAATTACCTGTTAACCAGCGAAATGTTTTTGTGTGGAATGAACTGGAGGAAATGACGCTGCAGCAAATTGCAGATAATGAAAATGAAAAATTGAAAACGATTATATCCCGCAAGCGGTATGCAGTGCAGCATCTGCGTAACCGGCTTGAGAACTTATACAATGAATTTTTAAACGATTAA
- a CDS encoding sodium-translocating pyrophosphatase has translation MQNLIYLVPAMAVIGLLYMFVKFNWVSKQDPGNERMQEISKHIADGAMAFLKAEWKILGYFVVIVAILLAVMSMANANSHWSIAVAFVIGAVFSATAGYIGMKIATKSNVRTAQAARTSLSKALNVSFTGGSVMGLGVAGLAVLGLGGLFIILKAIFVPDGANVNGHEMLRTIEVLTGFSLGAESIALFARVGGGIYTKAADVGADLVGKVEAGIPEDDPRNPATIADNVGDNVGDVAGMGADLFGSYVATVLATMVLGQETISVDKFGGMAPILLPMIIAGTGILFSIVGTWMVRVSDNAGINTDNVQKALNMGNWGSIILTAIASIGLVYFILPDTMILRGATFTKWGVLGAIAVGLVVGALMSIITEYYTAMGKRPVLSIIRQSSTGHATNVIGGLAIGMESTFLPILVLAGGIWGSFECAGLYGVAIAAAGMMATTAMQLAIDAFGPIADNAGGIAEMSELPKEVREKTDVLDAVGNTTAATGKGFAIASAALTSLALFAAFVGVAGITGIDIYKAKVLSSLFVGAMIPFIFSSLAITAVGQAAMAMVEEVRRQFRTIPGIMEGTGQPEYDKCVAISTEASIKKMMLPGAIAIVSPLLMGFLLGPEALGGFLAGATVSGVLMGMFQNNAGGAWDNAKKSFEKGVEINGEIFYKKSDPHKASVTGDTVGDPFKDTSGPSMNILIKLMSIVSLVIAPSLAQMYGTKAQDKHTETVEVRIEQKEGKEAEMKLENPFLEALKKDSLIKVSGFTVKLKNDSLIINNVLQSKEVLDKYRSLLNGKTELDVKVNVEKL, from the coding sequence ATGCAGAATTTGATTTATCTCGTTCCCGCAATGGCAGTGATTGGACTGCTGTACATGTTTGTAAAGTTCAACTGGGTATCTAAACAGGATCCGGGTAACGAACGCATGCAGGAAATCAGCAAGCATATTGCCGATGGCGCAATGGCTTTCTTAAAAGCAGAATGGAAAATCCTCGGTTATTTTGTGGTAATCGTTGCTATTCTTTTAGCTGTGATGTCAATGGCCAATGCCAACAGTCACTGGAGCATCGCTGTTGCTTTTGTAATAGGTGCCGTGTTCAGTGCCACTGCCGGTTATATTGGTATGAAGATCGCAACCAAAAGTAATGTACGCACTGCCCAGGCTGCCCGTACCAGTTTAAGCAAAGCCTTAAACGTATCCTTCACCGGTGGTTCTGTAATGGGACTTGGTGTGGCCGGTTTAGCTGTACTTGGTTTGGGTGGATTGTTCATTATTCTAAAAGCGATCTTTGTTCCGGATGGTGCAAATGTAAACGGGCATGAAATGCTCAGAACAATTGAAGTACTTACCGGTTTCTCACTGGGTGCAGAATCAATTGCATTGTTTGCCCGTGTGGGTGGTGGTATTTATACAAAAGCTGCTGATGTTGGTGCCGATTTAGTTGGTAAAGTGGAAGCAGGTATTCCTGAAGATGATCCACGTAACCCTGCAACCATTGCAGATAACGTAGGTGATAACGTGGGTGATGTTGCCGGTATGGGCGCCGATCTGTTCGGTTCTTATGTGGCAACTGTTTTGGCTACAATGGTACTGGGACAGGAAACAATTTCTGTTGATAAGTTTGGCGGCATGGCTCCTATCTTATTACCAATGATCATTGCAGGTACAGGTATTCTTTTTTCAATCGTTGGTACATGGATGGTTCGTGTTAGTGATAATGCAGGTATCAATACAGATAATGTACAGAAAGCATTGAACATGGGTAACTGGGGATCAATCATCCTCACAGCCATTGCTTCTATTGGATTAGTATATTTTATTCTTCCCGATACAATGATTCTGCGTGGTGCAACCTTCACTAAATGGGGTGTACTCGGTGCTATTGCTGTTGGTTTGGTGGTTGGTGCATTAATGAGCATCATCACTGAATATTATACGGCCATGGGTAAACGCCCTGTGCTGAGCATCATCCGTCAATCATCTACAGGTCATGCAACCAATGTAATTGGAGGTTTGGCTATTGGTATGGAATCAACCTTCTTACCCATTCTTGTTTTGGCTGGTGGCATCTGGGGTTCATTTGAATGTGCAGGTTTATATGGTGTGGCGATAGCAGCCGCAGGTATGATGGCCACTACTGCCATGCAGTTAGCCATTGATGCTTTTGGACCAATTGCCGATAACGCAGGTGGTATTGCTGAAATGAGTGAACTTCCAAAAGAAGTACGTGAAAAAACCGACGTTCTTGATGCGGTTGGTAATACAACTGCTGCAACAGGTAAAGGTTTTGCCATTGCATCAGCAGCATTAACTTCCCTTGCCTTATTTGCAGCCTTTGTTGGTGTTGCAGGAATTACAGGTATTGATATTTACAAAGCAAAAGTGCTTTCTTCTCTTTTTGTAGGAGCAATGATTCCGTTCATCTTTTCCTCACTGGCGATTACAGCGGTTGGACAGGCAGCGATGGCAATGGTAGAAGAAGTTCGCCGCCAGTTCCGTACCATTCCCGGTATCATGGAAGGTACAGGACAACCTGAGTATGATAAATGTGTTGCCATCTCAACAGAAGCTTCAATTAAGAAGATGATGTTACCGGGTGCAATTGCAATTGTATCTCCTTTGTTAATGGGCTTCTTACTCGGACCTGAAGCATTGGGTGGTTTCCTCGCCGGTGCTACTGTAAGCGGTGTATTGATGGGAATGTTCCAGAACAATGCAGGTGGTGCATGGGATAATGCCAAGAAGAGTTTTGAAAAAGGTGTGGAGATTAATGGTGAAATTTTTTATAAGAAATCTGATCCGCATAAAGCATCAGTAACTGGTGATACAGTTGGTGATCCGTTTAAAGATACTTCCGGCCCTTCTATGAACATCCTCATTAAATTAATGTCGATTGTTTCATTGGTGATTGCCCCTTCCCTTGCACAGATGTACGGTACAAAGGCACAGGACAAGCATACTGAAACGGTTGAAGTAAGGATTGAGCAGAAAGAAGGCAAGGAAGCAGAAATGAAACTGGAGAATCCTTTTCTCGAAGCATTAAAAAAGGACAGCCTTATCAAAGTAAGTGGATTTACTGTTAAGTTGAAAAACGACAGTCTTATCATTAATAATGTTTTGCAATCGAAGGAAGTGCTGGACAAATACCGTTCATTACTGAATGGCAAAACAGAGCTTGATGTAAAAGTAAACGTCGAAAAATTATAA
- a CDS encoding BlaI/MecI/CopY family transcriptional regulator: MSSKQTKPTESELEILRVLWERGEATVRDVHEELSKTKDAGYTTTLKLMQIMHEKGLVKRDESSKTHKYTPLISREKTQRQFMGKMIDTLFQGSSTQLVMQALGNHKTSKEELDEIQKLIDNLKQQ; this comes from the coding sequence ATGAGCAGCAAGCAAACAAAACCTACAGAAAGCGAATTGGAAATCCTTCGGGTATTATGGGAACGTGGCGAAGCAACGGTAAGAGATGTACATGAAGAATTAAGCAAAACCAAAGATGCAGGCTATACCACCACCCTGAAACTGATGCAGATCATGCATGAAAAAGGATTGGTGAAAAGAGATGAGAGCAGCAAAACGCACAAATACACTCCCCTTATTTCCCGTGAAAAAACCCAGAGGCAGTTTATGGGTAAAATGATCGATACCCTTTTCCAGGGCTCATCCACTCAACTGGTGATGCAGGCACTGGGCAATCACAAGACCTCAAAGGAAGAGTTAGACGAAATTCAAAAACTAATTGATAACCTGAAACAGCAGTAA